ACATTGAGCGCATGCTTGGTGACCGCGAGTCCTTCGTAGAGGCGCTGCTCAATGATGAGGACCCAGGAATTTAATCGCCGATTTTCGGTGTCAATCAAAAGTGCGAGGAATGCGGCCTTCTGGGCGCTTAACTGTTAAGATATCCGTAGTTAATCCTCGGTGGATCGAAAGGTTTTATCATTATGAACGAGCGTGAGGCTCAGGAACAGCGCGAAGCAGCAGCCAGGGATAAGAGCAAGGGCTGGGTTTCCGTCTTCGTCCAGTGGATCCCGAACATGCTGCTGGCACTGGTAATGGTTGCTGCCATGTTCTTCGGTATGTACTACATCGAGCACGGCACCTTGGACATCACTCAGCCGATCACCAACGAGTTCATTACTCAGTAGCTTCGGCACATAGAAGAATCCGGCTCCCGCACCACGGCGGGAAGCCGGATTATTTTTTACTTGCCCAGCGCCTGACGCCAGGTCATCTTCCTGCCATTATTCAAAATGGCGCGGCGGTAGATGCGGCCAACAATGACGATAATAAGTGCCGTGACCAAGGCCATGAGCAGGTAGCTTGCGGCAAGTCCCAGCCAGCTGAGGTTGCCCCCGGCCACCTGCATAGGGGCGACCAGCATGGATACCGGCGGCAGCCAGGTCATGACCTGCATCCATGTGGCATCTAGGTGCATCCAGCCGAACATCGGTACATACATGGTGGCAAAGACGAGGAACAGGATAGGTGCCTGCGTGGATTGGAGATCCTCGGTGCGCTGCACCATCGAGCCGGCTGCAGCGTAGAGGCTGCCAAAGAAGAGCAGGCCGAGAATCTCGCCAACAAGGAGGACGGCTACCAAGCCGTAGTCCAGCTCGATGTCACTAGCCAATCCAGTCGTAGCAAGAGAGATAGCACCGCCGCCCAAAATGAGCAGCGTGGCTAGGAATCCAACGATGGTATTGCCCAGAATCTTGCCGGCCAAAAAGTCCACCGGACGCACGGAAGACAAGATAATTTCCACCACTCGGGACGACTTTTCCTCCGTGACGCGGCCACCAATCAAGCCGGCGAAGGTCATGACGGAAAAGACGACCACCATTGCGCCAATGAGGACCGTGGCTACGCCGGCCATCTTATGTTCCGTGCCGTCCTCTTCTTCTAAGTTCACCTGATTGACCGTGGTCGAGGGGGTAGCCTTTTCTAACTCTTGTGGGTCAATATTGAGCGTATCCAGCGCAGTTGCTTGTGCTTGAGAAGCAACGATTTGGTTGACGGTGGTGGTCACGGACGCTGGGGCATCCCCTTTGCTCACGAGTTCCCAGCCGTCGTTCTCGGCCGGCACTAAGGCGGCATCGGCGTCTTCATTCTCTACCATCTGCTGGGCTTCTGCGCGGTCTTTCGCCGCGGTGGCATCGATGCCGGAATCATCAAAAGCAGACGCTTCCATCCCCACGACGGCTACGGAATCTGGTTCGTCATCGCCGCTGAAGAAATTGATAGCGATAGGGCCGATAATGGCACCGAGGATGAGTAGCAGCATGGTGCCCACCACCATCTTCGACTTCAGCGCGACCGCCATCTCACGCTTGGCTACAACTCCGATGGTCTTCATTGCGGAATACTGCATGGCCTAGGCCTCCTCGTTCTGGTTGCTGGTGACGACGTCCTGGAAAAGCTCGGTCAGGTCTGGGATCTTGCGGCCGAAGGAATGTACCGGGCCTGCGCCTAGGGCTGCCTGCAGGATTGCCTGGTCATCGATGGTTTCATCGGCCTCGAGCACGACGGCGTCGGCAGTTTCTGCCACCAGCTCCGTGCCTTCCGGATACCAGCCGCGCGCTGGGGTAGCGACCTCAAAGCGGGGAGGGCCTTGGCTGCGCAGCTTATCGACGCCCCCTTCAGCCACCATATGCCCCTTCGTCACAATGCCCACGCGGTCACACAAGCGCTGCACCAGGTCCAACTGGTGCGAGGAGAAAATGACGGGCACGCCGCGATTGGCGCGCTCGCGCAGCATGTCTGACATGACGTTGACCGCAACCGGGTCCAGCCCGGAGAAAGGCTCGTCCAGAATCAGCATGTCAGGATCATGGATAAGGGAGGCCGCCAGCTGCACCCTCTGCTGGTTGCCCAAAGACAAG
This genomic stretch from Corynebacterium tuberculostearicum harbors:
- a CDS encoding ABC transporter permease, whose product is MQYSAMKTIGVVAKREMAVALKSKMVVGTMLLLILGAIIGPIAINFFSGDDEPDSVAVVGMEASAFDDSGIDATAAKDRAEAQQMVENEDADAALVPAENDGWELVSKGDAPASVTTTVNQIVASQAQATALDTLNIDPQELEKATPSTTVNQVNLEEEDGTEHKMAGVATVLIGAMVVVFSVMTFAGLIGGRVTEEKSSRVVEIILSSVRPVDFLAGKILGNTIVGFLATLLILGGGAISLATTGLASDIELDYGLVAVLLVGEILGLLFFGSLYAAAGSMVQRTEDLQSTQAPILFLVFATMYVPMFGWMHLDATWMQVMTWLPPVSMLVAPMQVAGGNLSWLGLAASYLLMALVTALIIVIVGRIYRRAILNNGRKMTWRQALGK
- a CDS encoding ABC transporter ATP-binding protein → MPTLTIDHLNKSFGETQALRDMTFSVGEGEIFGFVGSNGAGKSTTMRIALGVLAKDSGEVYFDGAPINDDNRRRIGYMPEERGLYGKEPLLSQLVFLGTLHGMDKPAAKRAGTELLEQLGLGERMDDKLDDLSLGNQQRVQLAASLIHDPDMLILDEPFSGLDPVAVNVMSDMLRERANRGVPVIFSSHQLDLVQRLCDRVGIVTKGHMVAEGGVDKLRSQGPPRFEVATPARGWYPEGTELVAETADAVVLEADETIDDQAILQAALGAGPVHSFGRKIPDLTELFQDVVTSNQNEEA